One Haemorhous mexicanus isolate bHaeMex1 chromosome 9, bHaeMex1.pri, whole genome shotgun sequence DNA segment encodes these proteins:
- the RGS4 gene encoding regulator of G-protein signaling 4 isoform X2, with amino-acid sequence MKHRLGFLLQKSDSCDYSSSQGKKEKLSSSQRLSQEEVRKWAESLENLIHHDRGLAAFRAFLKSEYSEENIEFWVSCEEYKKTKSPAKLSPKARKIYDEFISVQATKEVNLDSCTREKTSHNMLEPTLSCFDEAQRKIFTLMEKDSYRRFLKSPYYLDLVSPPGAGCGPENCKRNHAHSLDCNSNIISQCA; translated from the exons ATGAAGCACCGTCTGGGCTTCTTGCTGCAGAAGTCAGATTCCTGTGACTACAGCTCTTCCCAGGGCAAGAAGGAGAAGTTATCTTCAAGCCAGAG GCTTAGCCAAGAGGAAGTAAGAAAATGGGCAGAGTCTTTGGAAAATTTGATCCATCATGACA GAGGACTGGCTGCTTTCCGTGCCTTTCTCAAATCTGAGTACAGTGAGGAAAACATCGAGTTCTGGGTCAGTTGTGAGGAGTACAAGAAAACCAAGTCACCAGCCAAGCTCAGCCCCAAGGCCAGGAAGATCTATGATGAGTTTATCTCAGTGCAGGCCACAAAAGAG GTGAACTTGGATTCATGCACACGGGAGAAGACGAGCCACAACATGCTGGAGCCTACACTGTCCTGCTttgatgaggctcagagaaaaatattcacCCTCATGGAGAAGGATTCTTACCGTCGCTTCCTCAAGTCCCCTTACTACCTGGACTTGGTCAGCCCAcctggtgctggctgtgggCCCGAAAACTGCAAAAGAAACCACGCTCACAGCTTAGACTGCAACTCCAACATCATCTCTCAGTGCGCCTGA
- the RGS4 gene encoding regulator of G-protein signaling 4 isoform X1 yields MCKGLAALPATCLKSAKDMKHRLGFLLQKSDSCDYSSSQGKKEKLSSSQRLSQEEVRKWAESLENLIHHDRGLAAFRAFLKSEYSEENIEFWVSCEEYKKTKSPAKLSPKARKIYDEFISVQATKEVNLDSCTREKTSHNMLEPTLSCFDEAQRKIFTLMEKDSYRRFLKSPYYLDLVSPPGAGCGPENCKRNHAHSLDCNSNIISQCA; encoded by the exons tgccaAAGACATGAAGCACCGTCTGGGCTTCTTGCTGCAGAAGTCAGATTCCTGTGACTACAGCTCTTCCCAGGGCAAGAAGGAGAAGTTATCTTCAAGCCAGAG GCTTAGCCAAGAGGAAGTAAGAAAATGGGCAGAGTCTTTGGAAAATTTGATCCATCATGACA GAGGACTGGCTGCTTTCCGTGCCTTTCTCAAATCTGAGTACAGTGAGGAAAACATCGAGTTCTGGGTCAGTTGTGAGGAGTACAAGAAAACCAAGTCACCAGCCAAGCTCAGCCCCAAGGCCAGGAAGATCTATGATGAGTTTATCTCAGTGCAGGCCACAAAAGAG GTGAACTTGGATTCATGCACACGGGAGAAGACGAGCCACAACATGCTGGAGCCTACACTGTCCTGCTttgatgaggctcagagaaaaatattcacCCTCATGGAGAAGGATTCTTACCGTCGCTTCCTCAAGTCCCCTTACTACCTGGACTTGGTCAGCCCAcctggtgctggctgtgggCCCGAAAACTGCAAAAGAAACCACGCTCACAGCTTAGACTGCAACTCCAACATCATCTCTCAGTGCGCCTGA